One Mesoplodon densirostris isolate mMesDen1 chromosome X, mMesDen1 primary haplotype, whole genome shotgun sequence genomic region harbors:
- the LOC132482137 gene encoding ferritin heavy chain-like has product MGTLRGSDRRPRGFAFTLAFTPATIPVPSTVKQAPSSQVRQNYHPDCEAAVNCHFTLELHASFVCLSVAFYLDRDEVSLKNFTRFFLRRSHEHSGRAQGLMRLQNQRGGRLNFQDIRKPVSDNWKSGLKAMKYALSLENRVNQSLLHLHQLATDKSDPHLRHFLATHYLSQQVAFIRELEGHVTTLSMMEAPDVDLAESLFDKLTLGDSDKN; this is encoded by the coding sequence ATGGGAACGCTCCGAGGCAGCGACCGCAGGCCCCGCGGCTTCGCCTTCACCTTGGCCTTCACGCCCGCCACGATTCCCGTCCCGTCCACCGTGAAGCAAGCGCCGTCCTCGCAGGTGCGCCAGAACTACCACCCCGACTGCGAGGCCGCCGTCAACTGCCATTTCACCCTGGAGCTCCACGCCTCCTTTGTGTGCCTGTCCGTGGCCTTTTACCTTGACCGCGACGAGGTGTCCTTGAAGAACTTCACCCGGTTCTTCCTGCGCCGCTCCCACGAGCACAGCGGGCGGGCCCAGGGCCTGATGCGCCTGCAGAACCAGCGCGGGGGCCGCCTCAACTTCCAAGACATCAGGAAGCCAGTCAGTGACAACTGGAAGAGCGGCCTCAAGGCCATGAAGTACGCCTTGTCCCTGGAGAACCGCGTGAACCAGAGCCTGCTCCACCTGCACCAGCTGGCCACCGACAAGAGCGACCCCCACCTGCGCCACTTCCTGGCAACTCACTACCTCAGCCAGCAGGTGGCGTTCATCAGAGAGCTGGAGGGTCATGTCACCACCCTGAGCATGATGGAGGCCCCGGATGTCGACCTGGCAGAGTCTCTCTTTGACAAGCTCACCCTGGGCGACAGCGACAAGAACTGA